Proteins co-encoded in one Archangium lipolyticum genomic window:
- a CDS encoding restriction endonuclease fold toxin-2 domain-containing protein, producing the protein MRFFICCLGLMLAQPALANSIEDGICQARTQPVIQMEGPEKLCRSFVRALGKLPVEATREVQALLTPESLAAMSTLTAAWLGAQGVPIVGQVVDAALLSLGVIALTAQAGMIADALWTYANRASGARSDADLDAAATHLARAMATAGVTVVTIILTKKIAGKAGPKPSELEPLSATRNIRAPHASAMAVSASETATEIPALAASGVRSSANPTQQETASPKKVDLESFKAWLAQARRRPTRESPEPYAYQRKHAGPEEFLVSGGGEQIWADGARLSNARLVEVKHIDAPERSPFIPGSKCNERIRLVVQEDVIEEFRRYAAVIKDPATPPVGLEVVVNDTRAAPFFEALLRQFNLSGEVLVRP; encoded by the coding sequence GTGCGGTTCTTCATCTGTTGCCTGGGCCTCATGCTCGCTCAGCCCGCCCTGGCGAACTCCATTGAGGACGGGATCTGTCAGGCTCGCACCCAGCCCGTCATCCAGATGGAGGGTCCAGAGAAACTCTGCCGATCGTTTGTCCGAGCACTGGGAAAGCTCCCAGTGGAAGCAACAAGGGAAGTCCAGGCATTGCTGACCCCGGAGAGCCTCGCGGCAATGAGTACGCTGACCGCAGCCTGGCTCGGAGCCCAGGGCGTCCCTATCGTTGGGCAGGTCGTAGATGCAGCGCTCCTGTCGTTGGGAGTCATCGCACTGACCGCACAGGCAGGAATGATCGCTGACGCCCTCTGGACCTATGCGAACCGCGCATCAGGGGCACGCAGCGACGCCGACCTTGATGCTGCTGCTACCCATCTGGCCAGGGCCATGGCGACCGCGGGTGTGACCGTGGTGACCATCATCCTGACGAAAAAGATTGCCGGCAAAGCAGGTCCCAAGCCATCGGAATTGGAACCGCTATCAGCCACACGAAACATCAGAGCGCCCCACGCGTCTGCTATGGCAGTCAGTGCCTCCGAAACGGCTACGGAAATTCCCGCTCTGGCTGCCTCTGGTGTTCGATCCAGCGCCAACCCTACGCAACAAGAGACTGCCTCCCCCAAGAAAGTCGACCTCGAATCTTTCAAGGCCTGGCTCGCTCAAGCCAGGCGTCGGCCTACCCGGGAGTCACCAGAGCCGTATGCCTACCAGCGGAAGCATGCTGGACCAGAAGAGTTCCTGGTCTCTGGCGGCGGTGAACAAATCTGGGCGGATGGAGCCCGGCTGAGCAATGCCCGGCTCGTGGAGGTCAAGCACATCGACGCACCTGAAAGGAGCCCCTTCATTCCGGGCTCGAAGTGCAACGAGCGAATCCGGCTCGTGGTCCAGGAGGATGTCATTGAAGAGTTCCGCCGGTACGCCGCTGTCATCAAAGACCCCGCGACTCCACCTGTTGGGCTCGAAGTCGTCGTCAATGACACCCGCGCAGCACCCTTCTTCGAGGCGCTTCTCAGGCAATTCAACCTCTCTGGGGAGGTTCTCGTCCGCCCGTAA
- a CDS encoding serine/threonine-protein kinase has product MPVIPPPPPPSTKTVEIPSRRFGRYVLRSRLGSGGMAEVFLAEARDEKGSPFKVALKLMRKDVSAEAFADEADLMGLLEHPNLVSRLEIGEAFGRYFIAMEFLVGGDLEGLLRVHHQQGRDIPLAMGVHVCIEALRALAYFHQARTRSGRPLELVHGDVNPSNIFFSGQCEVKLGDFGVAKARGLDLGPEDGVTAGKLHYLSPEQTRGDTVTQASDLFSLGIVLHELVVGTHPFERGSDDPDVVMGAIQAAKLNLPDTLDRRLAAVIRKALAPDVNQRYRTAGEFAGALFTWALDTGQPFSAREVQSAMQQALSLALWEREKGRP; this is encoded by the coding sequence TTGCCGGTCATCCCCCCTCCCCCACCCCCTTCCACCAAGACGGTGGAAATCCCCTCGCGCCGCTTCGGGCGCTACGTGCTCCGCTCGCGGCTGGGCTCGGGGGGCATGGCGGAGGTGTTCCTCGCGGAGGCCCGGGACGAGAAGGGCAGCCCCTTCAAGGTGGCGCTGAAGCTGATGCGCAAGGACGTCAGCGCGGAGGCCTTCGCCGACGAGGCGGACCTGATGGGCCTGCTGGAGCACCCCAACCTGGTGAGCCGGCTGGAGATTGGCGAGGCCTTCGGGCGCTACTTCATCGCCATGGAGTTCCTGGTCGGTGGAGACCTGGAGGGGCTCCTCCGGGTGCACCACCAGCAGGGGCGGGACATCCCGTTGGCGATGGGCGTCCACGTGTGCATCGAGGCACTGCGGGCGCTGGCGTACTTCCACCAGGCGCGCACGCGCAGTGGCCGGCCGCTGGAGCTCGTCCACGGGGACGTGAACCCCTCCAACATCTTCTTCTCCGGGCAGTGCGAGGTGAAGCTCGGCGACTTCGGCGTGGCCAAGGCGCGCGGGCTGGACCTGGGGCCGGAGGACGGGGTGACGGCGGGCAAGCTGCACTACCTGTCGCCGGAGCAGACGCGCGGGGACACGGTGACGCAGGCATCGGATCTCTTCTCGTTGGGAATCGTCCTGCACGAGCTGGTGGTGGGCACCCACCCCTTCGAGCGCGGCAGCGATGATCCGGACGTGGTGATGGGGGCTATCCAGGCGGCGAAGCTGAACCTGCCGGACACGCTGGACCGGAGGCTCGCGGCGGTGATCCGCAAGGCGCTGGCACCGGACGTGAACCAGCGCTATCGCACGGCGGGCGAGTTCGCGGGAGCGCTCTTCACCTGGGCGTTGGACACCGGACAACCCTTCAGCGCGCGCGAGGTACAGAGCGCGATGCAACAGGCCCTCTCTCTCGCACTCTGGGAGCGGGAAAAGGGCCGTCCGTAG
- a CDS encoding nucleotidyltransferase domain-containing protein codes for MEEEISLVGLTEDMRINSVIIGFIDLCLMVFPMRLRACYLLGSHASRDAVSDSDLDLVLVFKDRLQEGEAERLERFRRSVNAMARFPLDVSAEEEARLLADGAVNLKQTSLLLAGEDIRERIPLLPLDQWVRFAMHRPYIFMERARARAEGEPLRYPLKYPDPRGTLYGYDHSAVMDAEGNPRPGFKELVTLACRLAMADLARKAGRYACSKREIIEAHRQHVNDAWSLLFEQIYACRKRWGYRVPEAPADQEHLRSLCARILDAENLFLGSYKDFLLAELQRGEVRDRVLAARRLGEILYPGDEVPAALNQLEAAPEPELREAARESLRLIAQYSAS; via the coding sequence ATGGAGGAGGAAATCTCGCTGGTCGGTCTGACGGAGGACATGCGGATCAACTCCGTCATCATCGGCTTCATCGACCTGTGCCTGATGGTCTTCCCGATGCGCCTCCGCGCCTGCTACCTGCTGGGGAGCCACGCGTCGAGAGATGCGGTGAGCGACAGCGACCTCGACCTGGTGCTCGTCTTCAAGGACCGCCTCCAGGAGGGGGAGGCGGAGCGCCTCGAGCGCTTCCGCCGCTCCGTGAACGCGATGGCCCGGTTCCCCCTGGACGTGAGCGCGGAGGAGGAGGCCCGGTTGCTGGCGGACGGGGCCGTCAACCTCAAACAGACCTCCCTGTTGCTGGCCGGTGAGGACATCCGCGAGCGCATCCCGTTGCTGCCCCTCGACCAGTGGGTGCGCTTCGCCATGCACCGGCCCTACATCTTCATGGAGCGCGCCCGCGCTCGCGCCGAGGGCGAGCCGCTGCGCTATCCGCTCAAGTACCCGGACCCGCGCGGAACGCTCTACGGCTACGACCACTCCGCGGTGATGGATGCCGAGGGCAACCCGCGTCCGGGCTTCAAGGAACTGGTCACCCTCGCCTGCCGGCTCGCGATGGCCGACCTGGCGCGGAAGGCCGGAAGGTACGCATGCTCCAAGCGTGAAATCATCGAGGCCCACCGCCAGCACGTGAACGACGCCTGGTCGCTCCTGTTCGAGCAGATCTACGCCTGCCGCAAGCGCTGGGGCTACCGGGTGCCCGAGGCCCCCGCGGACCAGGAACACCTGCGCTCCCTCTGCGCCCGGATTCTGGACGCGGAGAACCTCTTCCTGGGCTCCTACAAGGACTTCCTGCTGGCCGAGCTCCAGCGTGGAGAGGTGCGCGACCGCGTACTGGCGGCCCGGCGTCTGGGGGAGATCCTCTATCCCGGCGATGAGGTGCCCGCCGCGTTGAATCAGCTCGAGGCCGCGCCGGAGCCGGAGTTGCGCGAGGCCGCTCGGGAATCGCTCCGCCTCATTGCCCAGTACTCCGCCAGCTAG
- the recA gene encoding recombinase RecA, which yields MAVNPEKEKAIELAMSAVERQFGKGSIMRLGNEEPLVRDVQAISTGSISLDIALGVGGVPRGRIVEIYGPESSGKTTLCLHIVAEAQKRGGVAGYIDAEHALDIGYARKLGVRTDDLLLSQPDTGEQALEIAEMLVRSGAIDVLVVDSVAALVPKAELEGEMGDAHMGVQARLMSQALRKLTGTISKSQTCVIFINQIRMKIGVMFGNPETTTGGNALKFYASQRLDIRRVGAIKNGENVVGSRTRVKVVKNKVAPPFKEVEFDIMYGTGISKEGDLIDLASNDGIIEKSGSWFSFKGERIGQGRENAKDYLRDHAEVSKDVERQVLEKYGIGKPAVAAVAAPAEGEAPAEGHTEKRQRVKAVK from the coding sequence ATGGCCGTGAATCCAGAGAAGGAGAAGGCGATCGAACTGGCGATGTCCGCTGTGGAGCGCCAGTTCGGTAAGGGGTCGATCATGCGGCTCGGCAACGAGGAGCCGCTGGTTCGGGATGTTCAGGCCATTTCGACGGGAAGCATCTCGCTCGACATCGCGCTGGGCGTCGGCGGCGTGCCCCGGGGTCGTATCGTGGAAATCTACGGGCCGGAGTCCTCCGGTAAGACGACCCTCTGCCTCCACATCGTGGCCGAGGCGCAGAAGCGCGGTGGCGTGGCCGGCTACATCGACGCCGAGCACGCGCTGGACATCGGTTACGCGCGCAAGCTGGGCGTGCGCACCGATGACCTGCTGCTGAGCCAGCCGGACACGGGCGAGCAGGCCCTCGAAATCGCCGAGATGCTGGTGCGCTCGGGCGCCATCGACGTGCTGGTGGTGGACTCGGTGGCGGCACTCGTGCCGAAGGCCGAGCTCGAGGGCGAGATGGGCGATGCGCACATGGGCGTGCAGGCCCGCCTGATGAGCCAGGCGCTGCGCAAGCTGACGGGTACCATCAGCAAGAGCCAGACGTGCGTCATCTTCATCAACCAGATCCGCATGAAGATCGGCGTGATGTTCGGCAACCCGGAGACGACGACGGGCGGTAACGCGCTGAAGTTCTACGCGTCGCAGCGCCTGGACATCCGCCGCGTGGGCGCCATCAAGAATGGCGAGAACGTGGTGGGCAGCCGCACCCGCGTGAAGGTGGTGAAGAACAAGGTGGCGCCTCCGTTCAAGGAGGTCGAGTTCGACATCATGTACGGCACGGGTATCTCGAAGGAGGGTGACCTCATCGACCTGGCGTCGAATGACGGCATCATCGAGAAGAGCGGCAGCTGGTTCTCCTTCAAGGGAGAGCGCATCGGCCAGGGCCGTGAGAACGCGAAGGACTACCTGCGCGACCACGCGGAGGTGTCCAAGGACGTGGAGCGGCAGGTGCTGGAGAAGTACGGCATCGGCAAGCCGGCCGTCGCGGCTGTCGCGGCTCCCGCCGAGGGCGAGGCTCCCGCCGAGGGCCACACCGAGAAGCGCCAGCGCGTGAAGGCCGTGAAGTAG
- a CDS encoding ABC transporter ATP-binding protein produces MSQASSPVLLRRILGLARSEGRALSVGIFFLLLGSGMALLFPQALRFIVDEALGARNQALIDRAALGVIAVFAVQAVADALRYYFFTTAGERIVTRLRHDLFSSLVAQEVAFFDEHKTGEITSRLTADTQVLQNAVSNNIAIALRSGAQAVGGLALLLYTSPILTLLMLAVVPPVVVATVLFGRRIRQTSRKVQAALAEANGVADEVFSGIRTVRAFAAERQEVGRYRHGLGHAVELARERTRLSTAYVVSTSFASIIAASMVLWYGSRLMLRGEFSIGSLTSFLVYSILVATALSGLTDLWADLMRASGSAERVFEMLDRQPSMPSTGGERIRELRGQVEFQAVRFAYPSRPDVPVLQEIDLVLQPGEVVALVGPSGGGKSTLAALLARMYDPQGGRILVDGVELRTLDPEWLRQQIGSVAQEPMLFSGPIADNIRYGRADATDAEVEAAARAANAHVFISRFPEGYRTLVGERGVQLSGGQKQRIAIARAVLKNPRLLVLDEATSALDAESEHLVQEALERLMQGRTTLIIAHRLSTVIGADRVLVLEGGRVVQSGNHATLMGQDGLYRRLVERQFVAA; encoded by the coding sequence ATGTCCCAGGCTTCTTCCCCTGTCCTCCTGCGCCGCATCCTGGGCCTGGCCCGCTCCGAGGGGCGTGCCCTGTCCGTGGGCATCTTCTTCCTGTTGCTCGGCAGCGGCATGGCCCTGCTCTTCCCTCAGGCCCTCCGCTTCATCGTCGATGAGGCACTCGGGGCGCGGAACCAGGCACTCATCGATCGGGCCGCTCTCGGGGTGATCGCCGTCTTCGCCGTGCAGGCCGTGGCCGATGCGCTGCGCTATTACTTCTTCACCACTGCCGGCGAGCGCATCGTGACGCGGCTGCGGCACGACCTGTTCTCCAGCCTCGTGGCCCAGGAGGTGGCCTTCTTCGACGAGCACAAGACGGGGGAGATCACCAGCCGGCTCACCGCGGACACCCAGGTGCTTCAAAACGCGGTGAGCAACAACATCGCCATCGCGCTGCGCAGCGGGGCCCAGGCAGTGGGGGGGCTCGCGCTGCTCCTCTACACCTCGCCCATCCTCACCCTCCTGATGCTGGCCGTCGTGCCCCCCGTCGTCGTCGCGACCGTGCTCTTCGGCCGCCGCATCCGCCAGACCTCCCGGAAGGTGCAGGCCGCGCTCGCCGAGGCCAACGGCGTCGCCGACGAGGTCTTCTCCGGCATCCGCACCGTGCGCGCCTTCGCCGCCGAGCGCCAGGAGGTGGGGCGCTACCGCCACGGTCTGGGGCACGCCGTCGAGCTGGCTCGCGAGCGCACCCGCCTGTCCACCGCCTATGTCGTCAGCACTTCCTTCGCGAGCATCATCGCCGCCTCCATGGTGCTGTGGTACGGCAGCCGGTTGATGCTGCGCGGCGAGTTCTCCATTGGCAGCCTCACTTCCTTCCTCGTCTACTCCATCCTCGTCGCCACCGCCCTGAGTGGGCTGACGGATCTGTGGGCCGACCTCATGCGCGCCTCGGGCTCCGCCGAGCGCGTCTTCGAAATGCTCGACCGCCAGCCCTCCATGCCCTCGACTGGCGGCGAGCGCATCCGGGAGCTCCGGGGCCAGGTCGAGTTCCAGGCGGTACGCTTCGCTTATCCCTCTCGCCCGGACGTGCCCGTGCTCCAGGAGATCGACCTGGTGCTCCAGCCGGGCGAGGTGGTGGCCCTCGTCGGCCCCTCGGGCGGCGGCAAGTCCACCCTCGCCGCGCTGCTGGCTCGCATGTACGACCCTCAGGGTGGGCGTATCCTGGTGGATGGTGTGGAGCTGCGCACGCTCGATCCCGAGTGGCTGCGCCAGCAGATCGGCTCGGTGGCTCAGGAGCCGATGCTCTTCTCCGGCCCCATCGCCGACAACATCCGCTACGGCCGCGCCGATGCCACCGACGCCGAGGTGGAGGCCGCCGCGCGCGCCGCCAATGCGCATGTGTTCATCTCCCGGTTTCCCGAGGGCTATCGCACCCTGGTGGGCGAGCGCGGCGTGCAGCTCTCCGGTGGGCAGAAGCAGCGCATCGCCATCGCTCGCGCGGTGCTCAAGAACCCGCGCCTGCTGGTGCTGGATGAGGCGACGAGTGCGCTCGACGCGGAGAGCGAGCACCTGGTGCAGGAGGCCCTGGAGCGGCTGATGCAGGGACGGACCACCCTCATCATCGCGCACCGTCTGTCCACGGTGATTGGTGCGGACCGTGTGCTGGTGCTGGAGGGCGGCAGGGTGGTGCAGAGCGGCAACCACGCCACGCTCATGGGCCAGGACGGTCTCTACCGCCGTCTGGTGGAGCGTCAGTTCGTGGCCGCCTGA